From Sphingobium sp. B2D3C:
GGCGTGTACCACTGCTTCTGGCGGGGGGTATCGACATTGCCCGGCACGATGGCGGTCACGCGGATATTGTCGCCGCCCAGATCACGCGCCAGCGCGCGGGTCATGCCCTCCACGCCGGCCTTCGCGGTCTGGTAGAGCACCAACTCGGACATGCCGAGATGCCAGCTCACCGAGCCCAGATTGATGACGGCACCGCCGCCCCGCGCCCGCATCGCCGGAACCACAGCTTGCGCGGCGAAGAATTGATGGCGCAGGTTGGTGGCCATGCGCTCGTCCCAATAATCGGCGGTCACCTCGTCATAGCGGTGGCGGTCGTCATTGGCGGCATTGTTGACCAGCACGTCGAACCCGCCCATCTCGCTCTCCAGCGCGCGGACGGTCCGCTCCAGTTCGGCGACGTTGCGCAGGTCGCAATGGCGAAAGCGCGCGCCGGCGAGATCCCGCGCCAGATCGGCGCCGGCAATGTCGTTGAAATCGAGGAAGGCGACGTGCGCGCCCTGCCCCGCGAAGGCCGCGACGATGGCCGCCCCGATCCCGGTCGCCCCGCCGGTGACCAGCACGTTCTTGCCCGCCAGGCTGGGATAGACGGCGTATTGTGTTTGCTCAGACTTGTTCATGCCGATTCCAGAAGACCGCGCCGCTGCAGATTTGCGTAGAAGGCGCCAATACCCAGCTGCCAGGGTGGTGCATCGCGCGAGGTGACGACCCGGTTGACCAGGCGCCCGAGCTTATCGGACGCGATGGTGACAACATCGCCCACCTTGTGGGTGAAGCCACGCCCCGGCTCGTCGCGGTCCTGCACGGGCGCGAACAGCGTGCCGAGGAACAGCGCAAAGCCATCGGGATATTGATGCTCGCTCAGGGTCTGGCGCACCAGATCGAGCGGATCGCGGCTGATCTCCGCCATGTTGCTGACACCCTCGAGCACGAAACCGTCTTCGCCGGCGATGGTCAGCCGCACTTCGGCACGGCGCACATCATCGATGCTGAAGCTGTCATCGAACAGCCGCACCAGCGGGCCGATGGAACAGGAAGCGTTATTGTCCTTGGCCTTGCCGAGCAGCAGCGCCGAGCGGCCCTCGAAATCGCGGAGATTGACGTCATTGCCAAGCGTCGCGCCGACGACGGCGCCGAGGCTGTCCGCCAGCAGCACGATCTCCGGCTCAGGATTGTTCCACGCAGAATCCGAGCGGATGCCGATCGCGGCGCGGGGCCCCACAGTAGAGAGCACCGGCGACTTGGTGAACACCTCCGCATCCGGGCCGATGGCGACCTCCAGATATTGCGACCACAGCCCATCCTCGATCAGTGCCTCCTTGAGCGAGGCGGCTTCTGGCGTGCCGGGCTGGACGGAGCGGATTTGCCCGCCAATGCGCGACTCCAGCCGCTCGCGGATCGACGCCGCCCGGCTCCAGTCGCCCCGCGCCCGCTCCTCGATCACCCGCTCGATAGCGGAAAGAGCGAAGGTGACGCCGCAAGCCTTGACGCACTGTAGATCGACGGGGCTGAGCAAGCGCGTGGATGCAGGATCAAAATGGCCCAGCGACGTGCCGCCAGCGCCTGAAAAATCGCCGCTTTCCACAAGGGCCGAGACGGTCGGCCAGACGTGCGCCATATCGAGCAGTTCACCCTGCCGGACGAGCACGGGGCTCGGGCCATCGCCAAAATCGGCTCGCCCCAGAAACATACCCTCTTCCCAATCGACGGGCAGCATCGGGCCGGACTCGTCTGGATGTATCACTTCCTCTCCCTCGCCCCGAGGGCGCCCCTGTGTGTTAGCGCTATCAAGAGCTATTGCGCTTGTTTGTCAAGAGGGGCTACTCCTGCGCCTCTAACGCGTTGACAAGAGAGACGATGACACCCGGCCCCATCCTCTGTTTCGGCGAACTGCTGCTCCGCCTCTCCGCCGTACCCGGCGAGAGCCTGTTCCAGAGCGAGCGGCTGGATGCGCGATTCGTCGGCGCGGAAGCCAATGTCGCGGTGGCGCTGGCGCGACTGGGCATCCCGAGCGCGTTGCTCACCGCTCTCCCGCTGGGGCCGGTCGGCGACGCGGCGCTGGACGCATTGCGCCGGCCCGGCGTGGACGTGCGCCATGTGCAGCGCCAGCCGGGACGGATGGGGCTGTTCTATCTCATGCCGGGGAGCGGCCTGCGCGCACCCGCGATCAGCTATGATCGCGCCGGCAGCAGCCTCGCGATCACCCCCGCCGAGCGTTATGACTGGGCCGCGGCGCTGGAGGGGGCGGCCATGCTGCATCTTTCCGGCATCATCCCCGCCCTCTCGCCTGACGCTCCCAAATTGTCCCTCGCGGCGATGGAAGCGGCGAAGGCCGCCGGCATTCCGATCTCCTTCGACGGGAATTTCCGCGCGACGCTCTGGGAAAGCTGGTGCGACAATCCCGCGCCGATCCTCGCCCGCCATGTCGAGATGGCCGATCTGTTCTTCGGCAGCGCGCGGGACATCGCGATGCTGCTCGGCCAGCCCTTCGATGCGCAGGACGTGGACGGGCGCCGCGCCGCTGCCCAGGCAGCCTTCGCGCGCTTCCCCAATCTGCGCCACATCGCCTCCACCCATCGCGTGGTCACACATGCCGGGCTCCATCACCTTTGCGCCCGCCTCGATACACCGGATGACAGCTTCGAGACGCAAGCGATTGAAGTCAGCGGAATCGTTGACCGGATCGGCACTGGCGATGCGTTCGCCGCCGGCGTGATCGCGCATCTCGATGCCGGCATCGCCACCGCAGCCGAACGCGGCCTTGCGCTCTGTGTGCTCAATCATTTCGTTCATGGCGATTTCAGCTCGATCAGCGCGGAGGAACTCGCCGCATTCCGCCCCGGCCAAACCGGCGACGTCCGCCGATGAGAAAGCGAGCATCCCTGTGAAACCATGGTTCGATCAGATCGCCGACATGCCGCTGGTGGCGATCCTGCGCGGCCTCACCCCCGAGGAGGCCCCCGCGATCGGGGTGGCGCTCATCGAGGCAGGTCTGCGCTGCATCGAGGTGCCGCTCAATTCGCCGCGCCCGCTGGAGAGCATCGCCGCCCTCGCCCGCCTGCCCGGCGGCGCGCTCATCGGGGCCGGTACCGTGCTGAGCGTGGACGCGGTGGATCAGGTCGCGCAGGCGGGCGGGCGCGTCATCGTCTCGCCCAACATGAATCCGCAGGTAATCCGCCGCACCAAGGCGCTCGGCCTGCTTTCCATGCCCGGCATCGCAACCCCGAGCGAGGCCTTCGCTGCTATCGATGCCGGGGCCGATGTGCTCAAGCTCTTCCCCGCGGAGATGCACAGCCCGGCGGTGCTCAAGGCGATGAAGGCGGTGCTGCCGGCCGACATTCCCGTGCTGGTGGTGGGC
This genomic window contains:
- a CDS encoding SDR family NAD(P)-dependent oxidoreductase — translated: MNKSEQTQYAVYPSLAGKNVLVTGGATGIGAAIVAAFAGQGAHVAFLDFNDIAGADLARDLAGARFRHCDLRNVAELERTVRALESEMGGFDVLVNNAANDDRHRYDEVTADYWDERMATNLRHQFFAAQAVVPAMRARGGGAVINLGSVSWHLGMSELVLYQTAKAGVEGMTRALARDLGGDNIRVTAIVPGNVDTPRQKQWYTPEGEAEILQAQCLPRRIQPRDVAALALFLASDDGALCSGHEYFVDAGWR
- a CDS encoding fumarylacetoacetate hydrolase family protein; translated protein: MLPVDWEEGMFLGRADFGDGPSPVLVRQGELLDMAHVWPTVSALVESGDFSGAGGTSLGHFDPASTRLLSPVDLQCVKACGVTFALSAIERVIEERARGDWSRAASIRERLESRIGGQIRSVQPGTPEAASLKEALIEDGLWSQYLEVAIGPDAEVFTKSPVLSTVGPRAAIGIRSDSAWNNPEPEIVLLADSLGAVVGATLGNDVNLRDFEGRSALLLGKAKDNNASCSIGPLVRLFDDSFSIDDVRRAEVRLTIAGEDGFVLEGVSNMAEISRDPLDLVRQTLSEHQYPDGFALFLGTLFAPVQDRDEPGRGFTHKVGDVVTIASDKLGRLVNRVVTSRDAPPWQLGIGAFYANLQRRGLLESA
- a CDS encoding sugar kinase, producing the protein MTPGPILCFGELLLRLSAVPGESLFQSERLDARFVGAEANVAVALARLGIPSALLTALPLGPVGDAALDALRRPGVDVRHVQRQPGRMGLFYLMPGSGLRAPAISYDRAGSSLAITPAERYDWAAALEGAAMLHLSGIIPALSPDAPKLSLAAMEAAKAAGIPISFDGNFRATLWESWCDNPAPILARHVEMADLFFGSARDIAMLLGQPFDAQDVDGRRAAAQAAFARFPNLRHIASTHRVVTHAGLHHLCARLDTPDDSFETQAIEVSGIVDRIGTGDAFAAGVIAHLDAGIATAAERGLALCVLNHFVHGDFSSISAEELAAFRPGQTGDVRR
- a CDS encoding 2-dehydro-3-deoxy-6-phosphogalactonate aldolase, which encodes MPLVAILRGLTPEEAPAIGVALIEAGLRCIEVPLNSPRPLESIAALARLPGGALIGAGTVLSVDAVDQVAQAGGRVIVSPNMNPQVIRRTKALGLLSMPGIATPSEAFAAIDAGADVLKLFPAEMHSPAVLKAMKAVLPADIPVLVVGGIGPDNMAAWRSAGAAGFGIGSSIYQPGLDMAQVRQRADAMVTAWRALEN